The Sphingobacteriales bacterium genome has a segment encoding these proteins:
- a CDS encoding glycosyltransferase family 39 protein, giving the protein MRVESVAWVTERKDVLFGFFYLLCLWLYARFWRGSQQWGLYVLLLLLAVLAGLSKIQAVSLPLSMLAIDYLLRRKKAPRLR; this is encoded by the coding sequence ATGCGCGTGGAGTCGGTGGCGTGGGTCACGGAGCGCAAAGATGTGTTGTTCGGTTTCTTTTATTTATTGTGTTTGTGGCTCTATGCTCGTTTTTGGCGAGGCTCGCAGCAATGGGGCTTGTATGTACTGCTGTTGCTGTTGGCGGTTTTGGCGGGCTTGTCAAAAATACAAGCGGTGAGTCTGCCGCTTTCTATGCTCGCCATTGATTATTTGCTCCGGCGCAAAAAAGCCCCCCGTTTGCGCTGA
- a CDS encoding tetratricopeptide repeat protein: MDIKQDGKVYNDRGVAYFSLNDIEKAFTDFNKGIELSPEYAPLYVSRGAIYGAKNNFPAALQDLNKGLELDSTQEKGYMNRGLLHYLMQNYEAAIKDHSSRIRLLPQEAEIYYQRALCYNL, from the coding sequence TTGGATATAAAACAAGACGGTAAAGTGTATAACGACAGAGGTGTGGCTTATTTTTCGCTGAATGATATAGAAAAAGCCTTTACCGACTTCAACAAAGGCATTGAGTTGTCGCCGGAATACGCGCCTCTGTATGTAAGTCGTGGGGCTATTTATGGGGCGAAAAATAATTTTCCCGCTGCCCTGCAAGATTTGAACAAAGGTTTGGAACTCGACTCCACACAGGAAAAAGGCTATATGAACCGCGGCTTGCTGCACTATCTGATGCAAAACTACGAAGCCGCCATCAAAGACCATAGCAGTCGCATACGCCTGCTGCCGCAAGAGGCTGAAATTTATTACCAAAGAGCTTTGTGTTATAATCTTTGA
- a CDS encoding DUF72 domain-containing protein, with protein MEQQSVEGILFPPKTPAARYSEHYSRYFNTVELNATHYALPAWSQIEKWLHSVPRDFRFAPNFRSRSATRRSCSIVRRRVLCFLRWRRLSVSIWELHFCRCRPHLHLIRRGCWSNIYPPYRPLCRWRWNCGIRRGLQRSNRKKLCICCAMRA; from the coding sequence GTGGAGCAACAAAGCGTGGAGGGCATTTTGTTTCCGCCCAAAACTCCCGCCGCCCGCTACTCGGAGCATTACAGCCGATATTTCAATACCGTAGAACTCAACGCCACGCACTACGCGCTGCCCGCCTGGAGTCAGATAGAAAAATGGTTGCACAGTGTACCCCGAGATTTTCGTTTTGCCCCAAATTTCCGCAGTCGATCAGCCACGAGGCGCAGTTGCTCAATTGTGCGGCGGCGAGTGCTTTGTTTTTTGAGGTGGCGGCGGCTTTCGGTGAGCATTTGGGAACTACATTTTTGCAGATGCCGCCCACATTTGCACCTAATCAGGCGGGGGTGCTGGAGCAATATTTATCCGCCATACCGCCCACTTTGCCGGTGGCGTTGGAATTGCGGCATCCGGCGTGGTTTGCAGAGGAGCAACAGGAAAAAACTGTGCATCTGCTGCGCAATGCGGGCATAG
- a CDS encoding carboxypeptidase-like regulatory domain-containing protein produces the protein MQVVAQRTITGTVVDDTNMVVPGVNVVVKGTTLGTATDIDGNYTIKVPENAKTLVFSFLGYTTSEQEIGGNNSINVTLVEDAVGLDEVIVTALGISKRDKTIGSSIQAVKGDDLIKARESNLINTLSGKIAGVQINNSSGAVGSSSRIVVALQHLLPATVILYLLLMVFLLIIQIMERVTTAVDLIHPMV, from the coding sequence GTGCAGGTAGTGGCACAACGCACTATCACGGGTACTGTTGTTGATGATACCAACATGGTGGTCCCGGGCGTGAATGTTGTAGTAAAAGGAACTACTTTGGGCACGGCTACCGACATAGACGGTAACTATACCATCAAAGTTCCGGAAAATGCAAAAACTTTGGTATTTAGCTTTTTAGGCTATACCACTTCTGAGCAAGAAATTGGAGGTAACAACAGTATTAATGTTACACTCGTCGAAGATGCAGTCGGTTTAGATGAGGTAATAGTAACGGCTTTGGGTATTTCTAAAAGAGATAAAACGATTGGATCGTCTATACAGGCAGTAAAAGGCGATGATTTGATAAAAGCTAGAGAATCAAATCTAATCAATACCTTAAGCGGTAAAATAGCCGGTGTACAAATTAACAACAGTTCGGGTGCTGTTGGCTCTTCGTCTCGTATAGTAGTAGCGTTGCAGCATCTATTACCGGCGACAGTAATCCTTTATTTGTTGTTGATGGTATTCCTATTGATAATACAAATTATGGAACGAGTGACGACGGCGGTGGATTTGATACACCCAATGGTGTAG
- a CDS encoding TonB-dependent receptor plug domain-containing protein gives MTGDSNPLFVVDGIPIDNTNYGTSDDGGGFDTPNGVADINPDDIENMTVLKGPAATALYGMRGANGVIEITTKKVKPVKKV, from the coding sequence ATTACCGGCGACAGTAATCCTTTATTTGTTGTTGATGGTATTCCTATTGATAATACAAATTATGGAACGAGTGACGACGGCGGTGGATTTGATACACCCAATGGTGTAGCTGATATTAATCCTGATGATATTGAAAACATGACCGTGTTAAAAGGACCCGCTGCAACAGCCTTATATGGTATGCGCGGTGCAAATGGTGTAATTGAAATTACTACCAAAAAGGTAAAGCCAGTCAAAAAGGTTTAG
- a CDS encoding TonB-dependent receptor, giving the protein MELPGIYNLSNVKSGTTAVLTNKRTDEAINSIFGSAQFGFRDLIFLDITGRNDWASVLPIENNSFFYPSVSLSGILTDLFNIKSDVLSFWKVRASWAKAGSKGILEPYKLIQTYSFREDPWGSTLLPYNPSDLNNPNLFSETTVSTEFGTDMRFFRNRLKVDFTYYDQGNQDLIVPVEVSAASGYIKAYQNVGETNNKGIELQLGVNVIKTKDLNFDITVNYARNKNKVVSLSDWNP; this is encoded by the coding sequence TTGGAATTACCCGGTATTTATAACTTATCAAATGTAAAATCAGGAACTACTGCCGTTTTAACCAACAAAAGAACAGATGAAGCCATTAATAGTATTTTTGGATCGGCTCAATTTGGTTTCCGCGATCTTATTTTCTTAGATATAACCGGTAGAAATGACTGGGCATCCGTATTGCCTATAGAGAATAATTCATTTTTCTATCCTTCCGTATCTTTGAGTGGTATTCTGACTGATTTGTTTAATATAAAATCAGATGTACTTAGTTTTTGGAAAGTACGCGCAAGTTGGGCAAAAGCGGGTTCTAAGGGTATTTTGGAGCCTTATAAATTGATTCAAACCTACTCTTTCAGAGAAGACCCTTGGGGATCTACATTATTGCCTTATAACCCTTCTGATTTAAATAACCCGAATTTGTTTTCTGAAACTACTGTCTCTACAGAGTTTGGTACAGATATGCGCTTTTTTAGAAATCGCTTAAAAGTAGATTTTACTTATTATGATCAAGGTAATCAGGACCTAATCGTTCCGGTAGAGGTTTCGGCTGCTTCTGGTTATATTAAAGCATACCAAAATGTAGGGGAAACAAACAATAAAGGTATAGAATTACAATTAGGTGTCAATGTAATCAAAACTAAAGATTTGAACTTTGATATTACTGTAAATTATGCCAGAAATAAAAATAAAGTAGTTTCTTTATCAGATTGGAATCCTTGA
- a CDS encoding SusD/RagB family nutrient-binding outer membrane lipoprotein → MRKLSLFILLSIFFAIGCDKDFEEINDNPNEPSSVPSGLLTADIVRVLGNSMYSTFVGGDMGSCWGQHWSKVQYNDEERYVPRGTVITDLVWKNIYESVISDARSMQKIATEEGNKNMQGVALVLQAYGYALLTDVFGDIPFSEAMKADEGIFSPKYDKQEDVYTGVLQMLDEANTLLTADGATITATSDLVYGGDYMKWKKFANSLKFRCLMRISGKKM, encoded by the coding sequence ATGAGAAAGTTAAGTCTTTTTATATTATTATCTATATTCTTTGCTATTGGTTGTGATAAAGATTTTGAAGAAATTAACGACAACCCAAATGAGCCTAGTTCTGTTCCTTCAGGTTTATTAACCGCCGATATCGTTCGTGTACTGGGCAACTCTATGTATAGCACTTTTGTAGGTGGAGATATGGGATCTTGTTGGGGACAACATTGGTCAAAAGTACAATATAATGATGAAGAACGTTATGTTCCTCGCGGCACCGTTATTACTGATTTGGTATGGAAGAATATTTATGAATCTGTAATATCCGATGCTCGCAGCATGCAAAAAATTGCTACTGAAGAAGGAAATAAAAATATGCAAGGTGTTGCTTTAGTATTGCAAGCTTACGGATACGCTTTATTAACAGATGTATTTGGTGATATACCGTTTTCTGAAGCAATGAAAGCAGATGAAGGTATTTTTTCTCCTAAATACGATAAACAAGAAGATGTATATACCGGTGTTTTGCAAATGTTAGATGAAGCCAATACTTTATTGACAGCTGATGGAGCTACTATCACGGCTACTTCTGATTTGGTATATGGCGGAGATTATATGAAATGGAAAAAATTCGCTAACTCTTTAAAATTCCGTTGCTTAATGCGTATTTCAGGAAAAAAGATGTAG
- a CDS encoding SusD/RagB family nutrient-binding outer membrane lipoprotein: MLNAYFRKKDVATQLQELVNTREMFASNSDEAKLAYLSADPNANPIFETIVFGTRNEFKVNEVLVNMLTSLNDPRLPIYVAPNEAGQYRGKPAGIENVPNDDYNYTNVSAVGDYYLRAQAPAYFLSYSELQFLMAEAAQRGLISGSAADYYNGGIRASFEANGLTSGDADAYLSQAVVAYSAGNGLKQIAEQNWLGLYCQGIETWTEWRRTQYPVLQAAIEAVLNEIPSRYTYPGIEQSVNAANYDAAVANQGPNLLTTKVWWMN; the protein is encoded by the coding sequence TTGCTTAATGCGTATTTCAGGAAAAAAGATGTAGCCACTCAATTACAAGAGCTGGTGAATACCAGAGAAATGTTTGCTTCTAATAGCGATGAAGCTAAGTTGGCATATTTGTCTGCTGACCCCAACGCCAATCCTATTTTTGAAACTATTGTATTTGGCACACGAAATGAGTTTAAAGTGAATGAGGTATTGGTAAATATGCTTACTTCTTTAAATGACCCACGCTTGCCTATATATGTAGCTCCTAACGAAGCCGGACAATATCGCGGCAAACCAGCAGGTATTGAAAATGTGCCTAATGATGACTATAACTATACGAATGTGTCTGCTGTCGGTGATTATTACTTGCGTGCCCAAGCTCCTGCTTATTTCCTTTCTTATTCAGAATTACAGTTTTTGATGGCTGAGGCTGCACAAAGAGGATTAATTAGCGGTAGTGCAGCTGATTACTACAATGGAGGGATAAGAGCATCTTTTGAAGCCAATGGATTAACCAGCGGAGATGCAGATGCTTATTTAAGTCAGGCTGTTGTTGCTTATAGTGCTGGTAACGGTTTAAAACAAATAGCAGAACAAAATTGGTTAGGCTTATACTGCCAAGGTATTGAAACTTGGACTGAATGGAGAAGAACCCAATATCCGGTATTACAAGCAGCTATTGAAGCGGTTCTCAACGAAATTCCTTCCCGTTATACATATCCGGGTATTGAGCAGTCTGTTAATGCTGCTAATTATGATGCTGCTGTTGCAAACCAAGGTCCTAATTTATTAACAACTAAAGTATGGTGGATGAATTAA
- a CDS encoding sensor histidine kinase, which yields MSNKNPTPNEVALGTSAVIAALCFILLLVYRFAFNNEALSVPAVFGIAFFVFAVAFLLFRAAIEEFIYRKIKLIYKSISEVKYDKDKKQRVLHINMNEDIYKKVEEEVVLWAEKKEEQIVRLEQMENYRKQFLGNVSHELKTPIFNIQGYVQTLIDGGLHDPAINIDYLLKADNNIERMIHIIEDLENISLLENGVYQLEKQRFDIRQLTKEIFEMLDIKANANKIKLSVKKGCEGHYWVHADKEKIRQVLVNLIDNSIKYGKAGGGITQVGFYDMASNILIEVSDDGIGISEEHLSHVFDRFYRVDKSRSRAMGGTGLGLAIVKHIIEAHQQHIRVRSKLGVGSTFGFMLQKSDK from the coding sequence ATGAGCAACAAAAATCCCACACCCAACGAAGTAGCATTAGGCACTTCTGCCGTGATAGCGGCACTGTGTTTTATACTGCTGCTTGTTTACCGCTTTGCTTTCAACAATGAGGCACTATCTGTGCCGGCGGTTTTTGGTATCGCCTTTTTTGTGTTTGCTGTGGCTTTTTTGCTATTTCGTGCCGCTATCGAAGAATTTATTTACCGCAAAATCAAACTTATTTACAAAAGTATCAGCGAAGTAAAATACGATAAAGACAAAAAACAGCGCGTATTACATATCAATATGAACGAGGATATTTATAAAAAAGTAGAAGAGGAAGTGGTGCTATGGGCAGAGAAAAAAGAAGAACAAATCGTGCGCCTCGAACAGATGGAAAACTATCGCAAACAATTTCTCGGCAATGTATCGCACGAACTCAAAACCCCCATCTTTAATATTCAGGGCTATGTACAAACGCTCATTGACGGTGGACTCCACGACCCCGCCATTAATATAGATTACCTGCTGAAAGCCGACAACAACATTGAGCGCATGATACATATCATAGAAGATTTGGAAAATATATCCCTGCTCGAAAACGGCGTGTATCAATTGGAAAAACAACGCTTTGATATTCGCCAGCTCACCAAAGAAATCTTTGAAATGTTGGATATAAAAGCCAATGCCAATAAAATAAAACTATCTGTAAAAAAAGGCTGCGAAGGGCATTATTGGGTGCACGCCGATAAAGAAAAAATACGTCAGGTACTCGTCAATCTCATTGATAATTCCATTAAGTATGGCAAGGCAGGCGGAGGTATTACGCAAGTGGGTTTTTATGATATGGCTTCTAATATTTTGATAGAAGTTTCTGATGACGGTATCGGTATCAGTGAAGAGCATTTGAGCCATGTGTTCGACCGTTTTTATCGTGTGGATAAAAGCCGCTCGCGGGCGATGGGGGGCACCGGATTGGGACTGGCTATCGTAAAGCATATTATAGAGGCTCACCAACAGCATATACGGGTGCGCAGCAAATTGGGAGTAGGTTCTACTTTTGGCTTTATGCTTCAAAAATCTGATAAATAA
- a CDS encoding T9SS type A sorting domain-containing protein, producing MKNLLIFCCCLLWASAALQAQANDDTLYIFRDRKGIVFDSEIRQQLLSNDQGYSYNTFSVCPVSDNGVLLSDFEGIPTYTLPENAILPDKICYSIINSTTGSSDTVDVWIADAPFQVDSIIMQPDYEWSMYITFLDNCAAGFSITWEGGYDPTTIDVPNINGNNSVSAVLENYDFFPLGDILLIDHCSGATYHLKRFFPEIYTQNCFSGMWDILTCYIYTPYDGYGSCDVVYWEPTIYDASIDILPASLLQNDDYLIEAAALKTALLSDDADELLWVEMMAIDELPSMLYECSDPIFQQAREVFEWSDSENAYIIHRPTLITASDTIRLYYRAIARVANTQEEKLMSGSFDIVFEENPIPPVFPPFVINFPNVSSTNTIFTGGQWIPQNPLCGDKDDISGGKTGNNNDADMNFGAAVVVSPNPTDASEGTFLHYLLPEDENAMLCVTAADGRILMHYTVQLRAGYQVVRLQTEQWGSGLYVVQLRGERGTMLTAKAVVR from the coding sequence ATGAAAAATCTTTTAATTTTTTGTTGTTGCCTCTTATGGGCATCTGCCGCCTTGCAAGCACAGGCGAACGACGATACACTGTATATTTTTCGTGATAGAAAAGGTATTGTATTTGATAGCGAAATTCGGCAACAATTATTGTCAAATGATCAAGGCTACTCGTACAATACATTTTCAGTTTGCCCTGTAAGCGATAACGGTGTGCTTTTGAGTGATTTTGAAGGGATACCTACCTACACATTGCCCGAAAATGCTATTTTGCCGGATAAAATTTGTTATTCTATTATCAATTCTACAACAGGTAGCAGCGATACAGTTGATGTGTGGATAGCAGATGCTCCTTTCCAAGTAGATAGTATCATAATGCAACCTGACTATGAATGGAGTATGTATATTACATTTTTAGATAATTGTGCAGCAGGGTTTAGCATTACTTGGGAGGGCGGCTATGACCCAACTACAATAGATGTACCAAATATCAACGGAAATAATTCGGTAAGTGCTGTATTGGAAAATTATGATTTTTTCCCTCTTGGCGATATCCTGCTGATTGACCATTGCAGCGGAGCAACCTATCATTTAAAACGCTTTTTTCCTGAAATATATACTCAAAATTGTTTTTCGGGAATGTGGGATATATTAACCTGTTATATATATACTCCTTATGATGGCTATGGAAGTTGCGATGTCGTTTATTGGGAGCCGACAATATATGATGCTAGTATTGATATACTGCCAGCCAGTCTTTTGCAGAATGACGACTACCTGATAGAAGCCGCTGCGCTGAAAACTGCTTTGTTATCTGATGATGCCGATGAATTGCTGTGGGTAGAAATGATGGCAATTGACGAACTTCCTTCTATGTTATATGAATGTAGTGACCCGATTTTTCAACAGGCTCGCGAAGTATTTGAATGGAGCGATAGCGAAAATGCCTATATTATACATCGCCCTACGTTAATAACTGCCTCCGATACCATTCGGCTCTACTATCGTGCTATCGCACGGGTGGCAAATACGCAGGAAGAAAAATTGATGAGCGGATCTTTTGATATTGTATTTGAAGAAAATCCCATACCGCCCGTTTTTCCGCCTTTTGTGATAAACTTTCCCAATGTATCATCAACGAATACAATTTTTACAGGTGGGCAGTGGATACCTCAAAATCCATTGTGTGGCGATAAAGACGATATCAGCGGCGGAAAAACAGGCAATAATAATGATGCCGATATGAATTTTGGTGCTGCTGTGGTCGTCAGTCCCAATCCTACCGATGCATCAGAGGGTACGTTTTTACATTATTTGCTGCCCGAAGATGAAAACGCAATGCTCTGTGTAACAGCAGCAGACGGCAGAATATTAATGCATTATACCGTACAACTGCGGGCAGGATATCAGGTTGTGCGCTTGCAAACGGAGCAGTGGGGCAGCGGCTTGTATGTGGTGCAATTGCGTGGCGAGCGCGGCACAATGCTTACAGCAAAGGCTGTGGTGAGATAA
- a CDS encoding DUF4159 domain-containing protein: MIKTRFFGLFLLGLMMICSFSVLAGGDGDNKASTVKIGLLKYNGGGDWYANPSSLPNLVVFCNEQLNSNIQTDIVTIEPGSAELFNLPFVHMTGHGNVVFSDTEAENLRTYLEAGGFLHIDDNYGMDKYARAAIKKIFPDKELIEIPFSHPIYHQRFNFNNGLPKIHEHDGKTPQGFGILIEGRLALFYSYECDLGDGWEDPEVHNDPKEVRLKALQMGANLIQYVCSGD; encoded by the coding sequence ATGATAAAAACACGCTTTTTCGGACTCTTTCTTTTGGGTTTGATGATGATATGCTCTTTTTCTGTTTTGGCAGGCGGCGATGGCGACAATAAAGCCAGCACCGTAAAAATAGGTTTGCTCAAATACAACGGCGGCGGAGATTGGTATGCCAATCCGAGCAGTTTGCCCAATTTGGTTGTATTTTGCAACGAACAGTTGAACAGTAATATCCAAACCGACATTGTAACGATTGAGCCGGGTAGTGCGGAATTGTTCAATTTGCCTTTTGTACACATGACCGGACACGGAAATGTGGTATTTTCCGACACCGAAGCCGAAAATTTACGCACTTATTTAGAAGCGGGTGGTTTTTTGCATATAGACGACAACTATGGAATGGACAAATATGCGCGCGCGGCGATAAAAAAAATATTCCCCGATAAAGAGTTGATAGAAATCCCTTTTTCGCACCCGATTTATCATCAGCGATTTAATTTTAACAACGGCTTGCCCAAAATCCACGAACACGACGGCAAAACACCACAGGGCTTCGGTATTCTGATAGAGGGTCGGCTGGCTCTTTTTTACAGCTACGAATGTGATTTGGGCGATGGTTGGGAAGACCCCGAAGTTCACAACGACCCCAAAGAAGTGCGCCTCAAAGCCTTACAAATGGGAGCTAATCTTATTCAGTATGTTTGCAGTGGCGATTAA
- a CDS encoding tetratricopeptide repeat protein has product MKFSFVLLIAVVLQCAACKQNSDPAAHTPNSTAADSTAAIGDSALLAQIQRLNTQIGKDSSNAELYFMRGMAQWENRQSAAALADMNKAINLDATASKYYLSAADMLLQMRDLNTANTLLERGLQQSPDKPEKIAFQLARNYFILKQYDEAMAKIHAILKEKPEFAEAHFLKALIYKEKENTNAAISALQDAISIDNNYYDAYMQLGLLYSEKNNPLAIKYFDNALKTDTASTEAQYGKAMFYQQRKDYKQAKKIYRSMLRSSSQHENALYNLGYILLEEDSVELAEKHFEIATKVAPSYAAAYYMRGLCAETRGDTRTALQYYKQALTFKNDLEPAAEGVKRLDVKN; this is encoded by the coding sequence ATGAAATTTTCTTTCGTATTATTGATAGCTGTTGTCTTGCAATGTGCTGCTTGCAAACAGAACTCCGACCCTGCCGCCCACACACCAAACAGCACCGCAGCCGACAGCACCGCAGCTATCGGTGATTCTGCGTTGCTGGCACAAATTCAACGACTGAATACGCAAATCGGAAAAGACAGCAGCAATGCCGAACTTTATTTTATGCGCGGTATGGCACAATGGGAAAATCGCCAATCTGCCGCCGCCCTCGCCGATATGAACAAAGCCATAAACTTAGATGCCACTGCCTCCAAATATTACCTCTCCGCCGCCGATATGCTCCTGCAAATGCGCGACCTCAACACCGCCAACACACTTTTGGAGCGCGGCTTACAACAGTCCCCCGACAAGCCCGAAAAAATCGCTTTTCAGTTGGCACGCAATTATTTTATCCTTAAACAATACGATGAAGCGATGGCAAAAATACATGCCATTCTCAAAGAAAAACCCGAATTTGCCGAAGCTCATTTCCTAAAAGCCTTGATTTACAAGGAAAAAGAAAACACAAACGCAGCCATTTCTGCTCTACAAGATGCAATCAGCATTGATAATAATTACTACGATGCTTATATGCAATTAGGCTTATTGTACAGCGAAAAGAACAACCCTTTGGCAATAAAATATTTTGACAACGCCTTAAAAACAGATACCGCCAGTACCGAAGCGCAGTACGGCAAGGCAATGTTTTATCAGCAACGCAAAGATTATAAACAAGCAAAAAAGATATACCGTTCTATGTTGCGCAGCAGCAGCCAGCACGAAAACGCACTTTACAATTTGGGTTATATTTTATTGGAAGAAGATTCGGTGGAGTTGGCTGAAAAACATTTTGAAATAGCCACCAAAGTAGCTCCTTCCTATGCTGCAGCTTATTATATGCGCGGCTTGTGCGCCGAAACACGCGGCGACACCCGCACAGCTTTGCAATACTACAAACAAGCCCTTACTTTCAAAAATGATTTAGAGCCGGCAGCCGAAGGCGTGAAGCGGTTAGATGTAAAAAATTAA
- a CDS encoding heme exporter protein CcmB → MLHEIWILLLKDFRLEWRQRYALNGLLLYVSSSVFLVYMAFLQMKATTWMTVLWIILLFAAANAVAKSFVQEHAARQLYYYTLLHPEAVIISKMVYNTLLLGTIAALGVSVYSLFLGFPVQQPWVFVAAIALGALSFSLTFTLVAAIAAKAGGNSSILMPILAFPIIIPLLSLLIALSTAAVSPETDLNYSKNLSILLAINVILFSLSFILFPYLWRD, encoded by the coding sequence CTGCTACACGAAATATGGATATTGCTGCTCAAAGATTTTCGTTTGGAGTGGCGACAACGCTATGCACTTAACGGCTTGTTGCTGTATGTGAGCAGTAGTGTGTTTTTGGTATATATGGCTTTTTTGCAGATGAAAGCCACCACATGGATGACCGTACTTTGGATTATTTTGTTGTTTGCGGCGGCTAATGCCGTAGCTAAAAGTTTTGTGCAGGAACACGCCGCCCGCCAATTGTATTATTATACACTTTTGCACCCCGAAGCGGTGATTATTTCCAAAATGGTCTATAATACACTGTTGCTGGGTACTATTGCGGCTTTGGGTGTGAGCGTTTACAGCCTGTTTCTAGGATTTCCGGTGCAGCAGCCGTGGGTATTTGTGGCGGCAATTGCTTTGGGGGCTTTAAGTTTTTCGCTTACTTTTACGTTGGTGGCTGCCATTGCTGCCAAAGCCGGCGGCAACAGCAGTATTCTGATGCCCATTTTGGCGTTTCCTATTATTATTCCTTTGTTGTCATTGTTGATTGCTTTGAGTACGGCAGCCGTGTCTCCTGAAACTGACCTGAATTATAGTAAAAATTTATCTATACTTTTGGCAATTAATGTCATTTTATTTTCACTATCATTTATCTTATTTCCTTATCTTTGGCGGGATTAA
- the ccsA gene encoding cytochrome c biogenesis protein CcsA, translating to MAVASLPAPLYKSYWKWLSLVLIGYSIIGGLLISAPRLDILNETIRNLYYHVPMWFGMIIIFTFSLVHSIRFLRSSQATEDILASETANVGILFGILGLTTGMLWAKYTWGAWWNGDVKQNMSAIALLIYLAYNVLRRSVPDLEKRAKISAVYNIFAYFAMLPLLFVVPRLTDSLHPANGGNSGFVVYDLDYTMRLVFYPAVIGWTLLGLWLASLRARLTFINYKMKEII from the coding sequence ATGGCTGTTGCTTCGCTTCCCGCTCCTCTTTATAAAAGCTATTGGAAATGGCTCTCGCTCGTGTTGATAGGTTATAGCATCATCGGGGGGTTGCTAATATCTGCGCCGCGTTTGGATATTTTGAACGAAACCATCAGAAATTTGTACTACCACGTGCCTATGTGGTTCGGTATGATTATCATTTTTACTTTTTCCTTAGTACATAGTATTCGTTTTTTACGCAGCTCTCAGGCTACCGAAGATATATTGGCTTCCGAAACAGCCAATGTAGGCATTTTGTTTGGTATTTTGGGGCTTACAACGGGTATGTTATGGGCTAAATATACTTGGGGGGCTTGGTGGAATGGCGATGTAAAACAAAATATGTCGGCGATAGCACTTTTGATATATTTAGCTTATAACGTATTGCGCCGTTCTGTTCCTGATTTGGAAAAACGCGCCAAAATATCGGCAGTGTATAATATATTCGCTTATTTTGCTATGCTGCCTTTGTTGTTTGTAGTGCCGCGCCTTACCGACTCATTACACCCTGCCAACGGCGGTAACAGTGGATTTGTGGTGTATGATTTAGATTATACGATGCGTTTGGTATTTTATCCGGCTGTGATAGGCTGGACACTTTTAGGTTTGTGGCTTGCCTCTTTGCGGGCAAGACTCACTTTTATTAACTATAAAATGAAAGAAATTATATGA